A stretch of Gammaproteobacteria bacterium CG11_big_fil_rev_8_21_14_0_20_46_22 DNA encodes these proteins:
- the efp gene encoding elongation factor P: protein MATINSSEFKNGLKVMIDGDPYVVVDHNHVRPGKGQAFHRMRIRNLKTGRVVERTYKSGESLESADIMETDVQYLYNDGEAYHFMDPASFEQYAIPGDTLEGARDWLKENDTCILMLFNGAPLSVTPPNFVELKVTETDPGLRGDTSGGGSKPATLETGAVVRVPLFINEGDVLRIDTRTGDYVSRA from the coding sequence ATGGCAACGATTAACAGCAGCGAATTTAAAAACGGCCTTAAGGTCATGATCGATGGTGATCCGTATGTGGTGGTGGATCATAACCACGTTCGCCCGGGTAAGGGCCAGGCATTTCACCGTATGCGTATTCGTAATTTGAAAACAGGCCGCGTGGTTGAGCGCACTTATAAGTCAGGTGAGTCACTAGAGTCGGCAGATATCATGGAAACCGACGTTCAGTATTTGTACAACGATGGTGAAGCCTATCACTTCATGGACCCAGCAAGCTTTGAACAATACGCGATCCCTGGCGATACGCTAGAAGGCGCGCGTGATTGGCTTAAAGAAAATGATACCTGCATTTTAATGTTATTTAACGGTGCGCCTTTGAGCGTGACCCCGCCAAATTTTGTGGAGCTTAAAGTCACAGAAACCGACCCAGGTTTGCGTGGCGATACTTCGGGTGGTGGCAGCAAGCCTGCAACCTTAGAAACGGGCGCGGTGGTTCGTGTACCTTTGTTCATCAACGAAGGTGATGTGTTAAGAATCGACACGCGCACGGGCGACTACGTATCGCGCGCCTGA
- the parE gene encoding DNA topoisomerase IV subunit B — protein sequence MASQYNAKDIEVLSGLDPVKRRPGMYTDTTRPNHLAQEVIDNSVDEALAGHANEIKVILYKDGSLSVEDNGRGMPVDIHPEEKLPGVELILTRLHAGGKFSNANYNFSGGLHGVGVSVVNALSTKLDVSIKRDGHVYHMSFANGDRASKLKQGDAVAKRETGTFLRFWPDKKYFDSSKFSLSRLKHVLKAKAVLCPGLKVELFDENTEETTVWYFEGGLASYLSESLQGLECVPEDTFEGSMSSDREAVDWAVTWLADGGELTQESYVNLIPTAQGGTHVNGFRTGLLEAIREFCEFRNLLPRGVKLTPEDIWQNCAYILSAKLQDPQFAGQTKERLSSRECVSFISGVVRDAFSLWLNQHIDQGERLADLIISQAQKRLKAAKQVARKKVGSGPALPGKLADCTCQDPMQGELFLVEGDSAGGSAKQAREREFQAVMPLRGKILNTWEVDSGQVLASQGVHDIAVAIGLDPGSSDLSGLRYGKVCILADADSDGLHIATLLCALFMKHFPALVKAGHVFVAMPPLYRIDAGKEVHYALDDAEKQGIIDRLQAEKKTAKLNIQRFKGLGEMNPSQLRETTMAVETRRLVQLTVESEKTAEKLLDMLLAKKRSQDRKVWLEKKGDLAEVI from the coding sequence ATGGCCTCGCAATACAATGCTAAAGATATTGAAGTCTTAAGTGGTTTAGACCCGGTCAAGCGCCGGCCCGGCATGTATACAGATACCACGCGTCCCAATCATTTAGCGCAAGAAGTGATCGATAATAGTGTTGACGAAGCGCTAGCGGGCCATGCCAATGAAATCAAAGTCATTCTATATAAAGATGGTTCTTTGTCAGTTGAAGACAATGGTCGCGGTATGCCGGTGGATATTCACCCGGAAGAAAAGCTGCCGGGTGTGGAGCTCATTCTTACACGCTTGCACGCAGGCGGTAAGTTTTCTAACGCAAATTATAATTTCTCTGGCGGTTTGCACGGCGTGGGTGTGTCCGTGGTCAATGCTTTGTCCACTAAGCTTGACGTGAGCATCAAGCGCGATGGTCATGTGTATCACATGAGCTTTGCCAATGGCGATAGAGCCAGCAAGCTCAAGCAAGGTGACGCTGTGGCTAAGCGTGAGACGGGTACGTTTTTGCGTTTTTGGCCGGATAAAAAGTACTTTGATTCATCGAAGTTTTCATTGTCGCGTTTAAAACATGTTTTAAAAGCCAAGGCTGTATTATGCCCGGGCTTGAAAGTTGAATTGTTTGATGAAAACACAGAAGAAACTACGGTCTGGTATTTTGAAGGCGGCTTAGCGAGCTATTTGAGCGAATCATTGCAAGGCTTGGAATGCGTGCCTGAAGACACCTTTGAAGGCAGCATGAGCTCTGATCGTGAAGCAGTCGACTGGGCGGTGACCTGGTTGGCCGACGGCGGTGAACTTACGCAAGAAAGTTATGTGAATTTGATTCCAACAGCGCAGGGCGGTACACACGTTAATGGTTTTCGTACCGGCCTTTTAGAAGCGATTCGAGAATTTTGTGAGTTTCGCAATTTATTGCCGCGCGGTGTGAAATTAACACCTGAAGATATTTGGCAAAATTGCGCGTATATTTTGTCGGCCAAGTTGCAAGACCCGCAGTTTGCCGGCCAAACGAAAGAGCGTTTGTCTTCGCGTGAATGTGTCAGTTTTATTTCGGGTGTTGTTCGAGACGCGTTTAGTCTTTGGTTGAATCAACATATCGATCAGGGTGAGCGTTTGGCTGACCTTATCATTAGCCAAGCACAAAAACGATTAAAAGCGGCTAAGCAAGTGGCGCGTAAAAAAGTGGGCTCAGGCCCTGCGCTGCCGGGTAAGCTTGCCGATTGCACTTGCCAAGACCCTATGCAGGGTGAGCTCTTTTTGGTAGAGGGTGATTCAGCCGGCGGTTCTGCCAAGCAAGCCCGTGAACGCGAGTTTCAAGCCGTCATGCCTTTGCGCGGTAAAATTTTAAATACCTGGGAAGTCGATTCGGGCCAAGTGCTAGCCTCACAAGGTGTGCACGATATTGCCGTGGCGATTGGTTTAGATCCTGGTTCCAGCGATTTAAGCGGTCTTCGTTATGGCAAAGTGTGTATTCTAGCCGATGCCGACTCTGACGGTTTGCACATTGCTACATTGTTGTGCGCATTGTTTATGAAACATTTTCCAGCTTTGGTAAAAGCCGGCCACGTGTTTGTGGCGATGCCGCCTTTGTATCGCATTGATGCAGGCAAGGAAGTGCACTACGCACTCGATGATGCCGAAAAGCAAGGCATTATCGATCGCCTGCAGGCTGAAAAGAAAACCGCAAAACTCAATATCCAGCGCTTTAAAGGTTTAGGTGAAATGAACCCTTCGCAGTTGCGCGAAACCACCATGGCGGTGGAAACACGGCGCTTGGTTCAGCTAACCGTTGAAAGTGAAAAAACGGCTGAAAAATTATTGGATATGTTGCTTGCGAAAAAGCGCTCGCAAGATAGAAAAGTTTGGCTTGAGAAAAAAGGTGATTTAGCCGAGGTGATATAG
- a CDS encoding poly(A) polymerase, with protein MDAKPAVIPREKHSLSRSQFDKRALNILYRLHEAGHEAYLVGGCVRDLLLDKHPKDFDVATSATPEEVKSLFKNCRIIGRRFRLAHIYFGRHIIEVATFRANMEDSEHLQKRDGMLVRDNLYGSIEEDAWRRDFSINALYYNIADFSLVDYVGGLKHIKRREIHILGDAKTRYREDPVRMLRAIRFAAKLGFKMGKDTASPIKECADWLEYVPPSRMLDELIKLFHSGHAVEVYSLLKKHGLFEIILPASHNAMLDDPKKIDKLFTQLFKDSDSRISENKTTSPIYLFAALLWPAVIKLKDEIHANGELTHAQSLIEAGFQAMGDQNSIVSLPKRFQASIHQIWRLQFRLEKPSSRQLSRTLDNPRFRAGFDLLKLRTIVDKTLKPMVDYWEKAQTER; from the coding sequence ATGGATGCTAAACCTGCGGTGATCCCGCGAGAAAAACACAGCTTATCACGCAGTCAGTTCGATAAGCGCGCCCTAAACATACTCTATCGCCTACACGAAGCCGGTCACGAAGCCTATCTGGTTGGCGGTTGTGTTCGTGACTTACTCCTAGATAAACACCCGAAGGATTTTGATGTCGCCACCAGCGCCACACCTGAGGAAGTCAAATCACTCTTTAAAAACTGTCGCATCATTGGTCGACGTTTTCGCTTGGCGCACATTTACTTTGGCCGACACATTATTGAGGTGGCCACTTTCCGTGCGAACATGGAAGACAGCGAACACCTGCAAAAACGTGATGGCATGTTGGTGCGCGATAATTTATATGGTTCGATTGAAGAGGATGCTTGGCGGCGTGATTTTAGCATCAACGCCTTATACTATAATATTGCTGACTTTAGCTTGGTGGATTATGTCGGCGGGCTTAAACACATCAAGCGCAGAGAGATTCACATCCTGGGTGACGCCAAAACTCGTTACCGTGAAGACCCTGTGCGCATGCTGCGCGCGATTCGATTTGCCGCCAAACTTGGCTTTAAAATGGGTAAAGACACTGCAAGCCCCATCAAGGAATGTGCTGACTGGTTGGAATACGTGCCGCCATCGCGCATGCTCGATGAGTTGATCAAGCTGTTCCACTCAGGCCATGCCGTTGAGGTGTATAGCCTGCTTAAAAAACACGGCTTGTTTGAAATTATTTTACCCGCAAGCCATAACGCCATGTTGGATGACCCGAAAAAAATCGACAAACTATTCACCCAGCTATTTAAGGACAGCGACTCTCGTATCAGTGAAAATAAAACGACTTCACCCATTTATTTATTCGCAGCCTTGTTATGGCCTGCCGTGATTAAGCTGAAAGATGAGATCCATGCAAATGGTGAACTAACCCACGCTCAATCATTAATCGAAGCAGGCTTTCAAGCCATGGGCGATCAAAACTCTATTGTTTCACTGCCTAAACGTTTTCAAGCCAGTATTCATCAGATATGGCGATTACAATTTCGCTTGGAAAAACCTTCGAGCCGCCAGCTTAGTCGCACACTGGACAATCCGCGATTTCGAGCAGGCTTTGATCTATTAAAACTTCGCACAATCGTCGACAAAACTTTAAAGCCGATGGTTGATTATTGGGAAAAAGCTCAGACCGAGAGATAG
- a CDS encoding glucose-6-phosphate isomerase: MINKTREWSALEAHAERLSTAPLANLMTEKHRFDHYSIDAPHWLLDFSRQRVDKESLAALIELAKVAKLEEQIQALFGGKAVNTSENRPALHTALRDPNTEHKKITETLSHMEQFCHEVFTHKLKGVNGQPITDIVNIGIGGSDLGPRFTTEALSHFAKKKVRCHFISNIDPSDLSLKLKDLNPGGILFIVSSKSFNTQETLINAQMAKDWLTHMTASDNCVDYQFVAVTANTEKAKAFGINEAHIFPTWDFVGGRFSLWSAVGLPIALSIGFKNFKQLLLGAHEMDQHFLNTPFENNLPVMTALLNIWQRNFQGINNQAIIPYSTYLERFVPYLQQLVMESCGKSVSRDGETLAFGAGPIIWGGVGSDSQHAFHQHLHQSHERSMIDFIGFRQSLNPTYTQQTLLFANMIAQADALALGRDIKSADNHPHRVMPGNRSSNLLLADKLTPESLGALIALYEHQVFTQSAIWGINPFDQFGVELGKTLANDYFKALESDKTSKIGAIEWFKSKS; this comes from the coding sequence ATGATAAACAAAACCCGAGAATGGTCCGCGCTAGAAGCACACGCAGAACGTTTAAGCACAGCCCCGCTTGCTAATCTGATGACTGAAAAACATCGTTTTGATCACTACTCTATCGATGCACCACATTGGCTTTTAGATTTCTCACGCCAACGTGTCGACAAAGAAAGCTTAGCTGCCCTCATTGAGCTCGCCAAAGTCGCCAAACTTGAAGAACAGATTCAAGCCTTGTTTGGCGGCAAAGCTGTTAACACCAGCGAAAATCGCCCGGCGCTGCACACAGCCTTGCGCGACCCAAACACTGAACACAAAAAAATCACCGAAACACTTTCTCACATGGAACAGTTTTGCCATGAAGTGTTCACACACAAACTTAAAGGGGTTAACGGCCAACCCATCACTGACATTGTCAACATTGGTATTGGTGGCTCAGACCTTGGCCCGCGTTTTACAACTGAGGCATTAAGCCATTTCGCCAAGAAAAAAGTCCGTTGTCATTTTATTTCAAACATTGATCCCTCTGACTTAAGCCTGAAATTAAAAGATTTAAACCCTGGCGGCATTTTGTTTATTGTGTCGTCAAAAAGTTTTAACACACAAGAAACGCTGATCAACGCGCAAATGGCCAAGGATTGGTTAACGCATATGACCGCCTCTGATAATTGTGTTGATTATCAATTCGTCGCGGTCACCGCAAACACGGAAAAAGCCAAAGCCTTTGGCATTAATGAGGCGCATATTTTTCCAACCTGGGATTTTGTCGGCGGGCGTTTTTCTTTATGGTCTGCGGTAGGTTTGCCCATCGCTTTAAGCATTGGGTTTAAAAACTTTAAGCAATTATTGCTCGGCGCGCATGAAATGGATCAACATTTTTTGAATACGCCGTTTGAAAATAACTTGCCCGTGATGACAGCGCTGTTAAACATTTGGCAACGAAATTTTCAAGGTATCAACAACCAGGCGATTATTCCCTACTCCACCTACTTGGAACGCTTTGTGCCCTATCTTCAGCAGCTTGTCATGGAAAGCTGCGGCAAATCGGTTAGCCGCGATGGCGAAACTCTCGCCTTTGGCGCGGGCCCGATTATTTGGGGCGGTGTCGGCAGTGACAGTCAACATGCTTTTCACCAGCATTTACATCAAAGCCATGAGCGCAGCATGATCGACTTCATCGGCTTTCGTCAAAGCTTAAACCCGACGTACACGCAACAAACGCTGCTCTTTGCAAATATGATTGCACAAGCCGATGCCTTGGCACTGGGTCGGGACATTAAATCCGCGGACAATCATCCACACCGCGTCATGCCAGGCAATCGCTCATCGAACTTGTTGCTAGCCGATAAACTCACACCTGAAAGTTTAGGTGCACTGATCGCACTGTATGAACACCAGGTGTTTACACAGTCTGCAATTTGGGGCATCAACCCCTTTGATCAATTCGGTGTAGAACTTGGCAAAACGCTCGCGAATGATTACTTTAAAGCGCTGGAATCTGACAAAACCTCAAAGATTGGCGCGATCGAATGGTTTAAATCAAAAAGCTAA
- a CDS encoding ADP-ribose diphosphatase: MKTKTQYTADQDVCIERVESLHKGFFHFKAYYLRFHLFEGGMSEMVRRELLEQGESVGVLPYDPARQTILLLEQFRVGALGDRRSPWLYELVAGRNDQPETLESLACRESQEEAGLDVMRLEKMCEYWSSPGVTDERFHLYLGYADLSNAQGVHGLKEEHEDIRVHEVSIAEIPRLLQQGDVRNAMTVIALQWFLLHKVRV; encoded by the coding sequence ATGAAGACTAAAACACAATACACAGCCGACCAAGATGTTTGTATCGAACGCGTGGAATCCTTGCATAAAGGATTTTTCCATTTTAAAGCGTATTACCTCCGTTTTCACTTGTTCGAAGGTGGTATGAGTGAAATGGTGCGGCGTGAGCTTTTGGAGCAGGGTGAATCAGTGGGCGTGTTGCCCTATGACCCTGCGCGCCAAACTATTTTATTGCTTGAGCAGTTTCGTGTGGGTGCTCTAGGGGATCGGCGCTCGCCTTGGTTGTATGAACTGGTGGCTGGCCGCAATGATCAACCAGAGACACTTGAAAGCTTGGCTTGCCGTGAGTCGCAAGAAGAAGCCGGACTTGATGTCATGCGTCTTGAGAAGATGTGTGAGTATTGGAGCTCGCCGGGTGTGACCGATGAGCGCTTTCACCTGTATCTTGGGTATGCCGATTTATCAAACGCGCAAGGCGTGCATGGTTTGAAGGAAGAGCATGAAGACATTCGCGTGCACGAAGTCTCGATAGCTGAGATTCCTCGCTTACTTCAGCAAGGTGATGTGCGAAATGCTATGACTGTCATCGCGCTACAGTGGTTTTTACTGCACAAGGTTCGTGTTTGA
- the parC gene encoding DNA topoisomerase IV subunit A, with protein sequence MTITTEHEQLALNTFAEKAYLDYSMYVILDRALPHISDGLKPVQRRIIYAMSELGLKAASKYKKSARTVGDVLGKFHPHGDTACYEAMVTMAQPFAYRHPIVDGQGNWGSIDDPKSFAAMRYTESRLSKYAEVLLAELGQGTVEWKPNFDGSLDEPVCLPARLPNVLLNGGMGIAVGMATDIPSHNLREVVRALCYLLENGKATTEELCEFILAPDYASGAEIITPRSEIIETYKTGNGSVKARATYVKEDGEIVITALPYQSSGAKILEQIAQQMQAKKLPMVSDLRDESDHQNPIRLVITPRSNRVDTDALMGHLFATTDLEKNFRINFNMIGLDGRPQVKSLESILKEWLAFRAETIRRRLQYRLDKVLARLHILEGLLIAFLNIDEVIHIIRTEDEPKAKLMKKFKLTETQAEAILELKLRHLAKLEEMKIKGEQDELEKERDELEKILGSAQRLKTLMRNEFEAMAKEYGDDRRTQLVERDEAQVISETAMVPAEATTVVLSQKGWVRAAKGHELDPTSLSYRAGDAYLGSAQGKTNQLAIFMDTTGRTYGLLASSLPSARGQGEPLTGRIKPAPGAMPIAVMMGEDSQKILLASNNGYGFVCTLSEMITKNKNGKAVLKVPAEGKPLQPQNVADLSRDLVAVISNQGHLLVFALKDLPELAKGKGNKMLNIPSKAFKEQKEWMEYMVVFSPEDSLTLLSGKRELTLRPKDWAHYQGERGRRGNKLPRGFQKVDALMRT encoded by the coding sequence ATGACGATCACAACCGAACACGAACAGTTAGCACTGAATACGTTCGCTGAAAAAGCGTATTTGGATTATTCCATGTACGTAATTTTAGATCGTGCCTTGCCGCACATTTCTGACGGTTTAAAACCCGTGCAGCGTCGCATCATTTATGCAATGTCAGAACTTGGGCTCAAGGCTGCTTCTAAATATAAAAAATCGGCCCGTACTGTGGGTGACGTGTTGGGTAAGTTTCACCCGCACGGTGACACAGCGTGTTATGAGGCTATGGTCACTATGGCGCAACCGTTTGCCTATCGTCATCCGATTGTGGATGGTCAAGGTAACTGGGGCTCGATTGACGACCCAAAATCCTTTGCAGCAATGCGATACACGGAAAGCCGGTTATCAAAATATGCCGAAGTGTTGTTAGCAGAGCTTGGCCAAGGCACCGTGGAGTGGAAGCCGAACTTCGACGGCAGCTTAGATGAGCCTGTGTGTTTGCCGGCCCGTTTGCCAAACGTTTTGCTCAATGGCGGGATGGGCATTGCGGTAGGTATGGCCACCGATATTCCTTCGCACAATCTTCGCGAAGTCGTGCGCGCTTTATGCTATCTCTTGGAAAACGGCAAAGCCACCACCGAAGAGTTGTGTGAATTTATCCTGGCGCCCGATTATGCCAGTGGTGCAGAAATTATTACTCCACGCAGCGAGATCATTGAAACGTATAAAACCGGTAATGGCTCGGTGAAAGCGCGCGCAACCTATGTGAAAGAAGACGGCGAGATCGTGATTACTGCGCTACCGTACCAATCGTCCGGCGCGAAAATTTTAGAGCAAATTGCTCAACAAATGCAGGCGAAAAAATTGCCGATGGTGAGCGATCTTCGCGATGAATCGGATCATCAAAATCCCATTCGTTTGGTTATCACTCCGCGATCGAACCGAGTGGATACCGATGCTTTGATGGGGCATTTGTTTGCGACAACGGATCTTGAGAAAAATTTCCGCATCAACTTTAACATGATCGGCTTGGATGGCCGGCCTCAAGTCAAAAGCCTTGAGAGTATCTTAAAAGAGTGGCTCGCATTTCGTGCAGAAACGATTAGGCGTCGCTTGCAGTATCGACTCGATAAGGTTTTGGCGCGATTGCATATCTTAGAAGGCTTGCTGATTGCCTTTTTGAACATTGATGAAGTGATTCACATTATTCGCACTGAAGATGAGCCTAAAGCCAAGCTCATGAAAAAATTCAAGCTGACCGAAACCCAAGCTGAAGCAATTCTGGAATTGAAATTGCGTCACTTGGCCAAGCTTGAAGAAATGAAGATTAAAGGCGAGCAAGACGAACTTGAAAAAGAGCGCGATGAGCTCGAAAAAATCTTGGGTTCTGCTCAACGTTTAAAAACCTTGATGCGCAATGAATTTGAAGCCATGGCAAAAGAGTACGGCGATGATCGCCGCACCCAATTGGTTGAACGTGATGAAGCGCAAGTCATCAGCGAAACGGCGATGGTGCCCGCTGAGGCCACGACGGTGGTGTTGTCACAAAAAGGTTGGGTACGTGCCGCTAAAGGTCACGAGCTAGATCCGACAAGTTTAAGCTACCGTGCAGGTGATGCCTATTTGGGATCGGCTCAAGGTAAAACCAATCAGCTTGCGATTTTTATGGACACGACGGGACGGACCTACGGCCTTCTAGCCAGCAGCTTGCCGTCTGCGCGCGGGCAGGGTGAGCCGTTGACTGGCCGCATTAAACCAGCGCCGGGTGCGATGCCGATTGCGGTGATGATGGGCGAAGATTCACAAAAAATATTATTGGCTTCAAACAATGGCTACGGTTTTGTGTGTACGTTGTCAGAAATGATCACTAAAAATAAAAATGGTAAAGCCGTATTGAAAGTGCCGGCTGAAGGCAAGCCATTACAGCCTCAGAATGTGGCTGATCTTTCTCGCGATTTGGTGGCTGTCATCAGTAATCAGGGCCACTTGCTTGTGTTTGCTCTAAAAGATTTACCGGAGCTTGCCAAAGGTAAGGGCAATAAAATGCTCAATATTCCAAGTAAAGCCTTTAAAGAGCAGAAAGAGTGGATGGAGTACATGGTCGTGTTTAGTCCAGAAGACAGCTTGACCCTGCTATCAGGTAAGCGTGAGTTGACCTTGCGGCCGAAAGATTGGGCACATTATCAAGGTGAGCGCGGTCGACGAGGCAATAAGCTACCGCGCGGTTTCCAGAAAGTGGATGCTTTAATGCGAACGTAA
- a CDS encoding elongation factor P lysine(34) lysyltransferase (poxA; regulates pyruvate oxidase poxB), translated as MLDRLQSRNALYAALRDFFSAREVLEVETPLMAPTTLPDPNVPSLTVAYAPEGAVPKQWYLQTSPEFFMKRLLAQGSGSIFQIGKAFRNDHIGRHHRPEFSMLEWYRVGFDHHDLMDEMDALLMMVLGGEKALRITYAELFMQNVKLDPIEASAQDCLAVIEREQIQLSEALQAADKDTLLNLILSHCIEPSLGFDRPCFMYDYPATQAALARLSDDGLTAHRFEVYVCGIELANGFYELNDSALQRERFERYQAERIKQGLTRLPNDEAFLACLDHLPDCAGVALGLDRLLMLKQSANTIDDVLAF; from the coding sequence ATGCTCGATCGTTTACAATCACGCAACGCACTGTATGCTGCTTTGCGTGATTTTTTTTCTGCACGTGAGGTCTTGGAAGTTGAGACGCCGTTGATGGCGCCCACGACTTTGCCAGACCCCAATGTCCCAAGCTTAACCGTAGCGTACGCGCCAGAAGGCGCAGTACCCAAGCAGTGGTATTTGCAAACCTCCCCTGAGTTTTTTATGAAGCGGTTATTAGCCCAAGGCTCGGGTTCTATTTTTCAAATCGGTAAAGCGTTTAGAAATGATCATATTGGCAGACACCACCGTCCCGAGTTTTCGATGCTGGAGTGGTACCGCGTGGGTTTTGATCATCACGATTTAATGGATGAAATGGATGCGCTGCTGATGATGGTGCTAGGTGGTGAAAAAGCGCTGCGCATCACTTACGCTGAGCTTTTTATGCAGAATGTGAAACTCGATCCCATTGAAGCCAGTGCACAAGATTGTTTGGCTGTGATTGAGCGTGAGCAGATTCAATTGTCAGAGGCTTTGCAGGCAGCGGATAAAGACACTTTGCTGAATCTGATATTAAGCCATTGCATCGAGCCCAGTCTTGGGTTTGATCGCCCGTGCTTTATGTATGATTATCCCGCTACGCAAGCGGCATTGGCCCGCTTAAGTGATGATGGTCTGACTGCTCATCGCTTTGAGGTATATGTGTGTGGTATTGAGCTCGCTAATGGCTTTTATGAATTGAACGATTCGGCTTTGCAGCGTGAGCGCTTTGAACGCTATCAAGCTGAGCGAATTAAACAGGGTTTAACACGCCTGCCCAATGACGAAGCGTTTTTGGCTTGCTTAGATCATTTGCCCGATTGTGCGGGCGTGGCTTTGGGTTTGGATCGTTTGCTCATGTTAAAACAAAGCGCTAACACGATTGATGACGTGTTAGCTTTTTGA